The nucleotide window ACCAGCACCGCCGGATCCATGCCGACCCCGTCGTCCTCGACCGTGATGTGGCATTCGGCGCCCGAGTCCCGCGCCTCGATGCTCACCATACCGACGCCCGGCTTGCGCGAAAGCCCGTGCCGGACGGCGTTCTCCACCAGCGGTTGAAGGCAGAGGAACGGCAGGCCGACGGGGAGGACCTCGGGCGCGATCTGTAGGCGCACCTGGAGGCGGTCGCCGAACCGGGCGCGCTCGATGGTCAGGTAGCGGTCGATCGAGCGCAGCTCCTCGGCGAGCGTGGTGAACTCGCCGTGCGCCCGGAACGAGTAGCGGGTGAACTCGGCGAACTCCAGGATCAGCTCCCGGGCCCGCTCCGGATCGGTACGCACGAACGAGGCGATCGCGGTGAGCGCGTTGTAGATGAAGTGCGGGCTGATCTGGGCACGCAGGGCGCGCACCTCGGCCCGGGCCAGCCGCTCGCGGGACGACTCCAGCTCGGCGAGGGCGAGCTGGGATCCGGCCCACCGGGCGGTCTCCATGGTCGCCTGGACCAGCCCGGGTGCCGGCTGATCGTCCGCGACGGCGACGAGCGCCGCGAGGGCCTGCCCGTCGGCGCCGGTCAGCGGGGCGACCACCGCGCCGCGGACCTCGCAGTCCATCCGGTCGCAGGGCAGATCGCCGACGCCGAGGACGATCGAGCGGTTCGTCCGCAGGGTGCGCGCGGCAGCCGTGGCGAACTGGGCGCTGTGGTGGCCGCCGTGCCCGTCGAAGGCCAGGCAGCGGTCCGCGTCGACGATGCTGAGCCCGGGCGCGCCGACCAGCCGGCGCAGGTGCCGCGCGGCCTTGGCCGCCGAGGCCGGGGTCAGGCCGGTACGCAGCGGCTCGGCCGCCAGCGACGCGGTGTGCAGGACGTCGTATGTGGCCCGCTGGCCGGCGGTGGCGATCCCGCGCCGCGCCCGCAGCCGCAGCACCGCGATCACCGCTCCGGCGAGTGCGGCGAGCACAGCCAGCACCGCGAGCGCGTTACCGATCTGACCAGCCACGCACGCATCCTGACCGTAACGATCCAGAAACGCCAGCGGGCGGTGCCTGCCTAGTACGCGCCCTTACGCCGCAGGACGACCCAGATCGTGCGCCAGAGGATGCTCAGGTCGTAGGTCAGCGACCAGTTGTCGACGTAGTAGAGGTCCAGCCGGACCGCCTCGTCCCAGGACAGGTCGGAGCGGCCGGAGACCTGCCAGAGGCCGGTGATGCCGGGGCGCACCAGCAGGCGGCGGCGTACGTCGCCCAGGTAGTCGCCGTCGTCCGCGGGCAGCGGCCGGGGCCCGACCAGCGACATCTCGCCCTTCAGCACGTTGATCAGCTGGGGCAGCTCGTCCAGCGAGGTGGCCCGCAGCTTGCTGCCGAACCGGAAGATCCGCGGGTCTTCCTTGAGCTTGAAGAGCATGCCGTCGGCCTCGTTGAGCTCCTCCAGCGTGGCCTTGCGCTCCTCGGCGTCCACGTCCATGGTCCGGAACTTCCAGACCCGGAAGGTGCGGCCCTCGTGGCCGACGCGGGGCTGGCGGAAGAAGACCGGTCCGGGGCTGGCCAGCCGGATGCCGAGGGCGATTACTCCGAGTATCGGGCTGAGGGCGAGCAGGCCGAAGAAGGCGGCCACCCGGTCGAGCAGATTCTTCGCCAGCCAGCCGGGGCCCGACAGGGTCGGCTCCTCGACGTGCAGCAGCGGGAGTCCCTCGATCGGGCGAATGTGCACGCGCGGGCCGGCGATGTCGGTGAGCTGCGGCGCGACCACCAGGTCCACGCCGGTGCCCTCGAGCGCCCAGGCGAGGCGGCGCAGCTCGCCCGGCTCCGCGCTCGCCGAGCCGCACACCGCGATGGTGTCGGCGCCGACCTCGCGGACCAGGGCCAGCACGTCGCGGCTCGCGTACACGGGCACGGGTGTCTCGATGCCCCGGGCCGCGGAGTAGCCGTCGGTGAGGTGGATCGCGACCGGGATCAGGCCGGCCGCCGGGCTGCGGGTGACGGCCGTGTAGACCTCGAGCGCCTCCGGCAGCGTGCCCATCAGGACCATCCGGTGCGCGCCGTGGCCGGTGCGCCGGCGGGCCACGTGCAGCACCTGGCGCGCCGAGTAGCGGCAGAACAGGATGAAGATCAGCGCCGCGACCGAGACATAGGCGATCGTCACCCGGGAGAGCTGGGTCTTGGTGGCGAAGGCCAGCAGCGATACGCAGGCCACGACCGTGACGAAGGCGCGAACCACCCGTTTGAACTCTTCGCTGCCCAGCCCGAGATAGCGGCGGTCGTAGCTGCCGTTCGCCCAGAGAATGAAGAGCCAGCCGAGCGGCAGGCCGACGAGGGCGACGAAGTAGAACAGGCCTACTCCCCGGCCCTGGAAGCCGGAGTCGGCCTTCTGGATGAACGTCACCGCGAGCGCGCTGGCGAGGATCGCGGACACCAGATCGAGCAGGACCAGGATCAACGTGTACGGCCGGTGCCAGCGGGACACCCGGCGATGCGAACGGGTCCAGGCGGACCTGGGTACCCCGTTACTCGGCGGCGGTTCCTGCTGCCACTCGAAGCTGTCGTACGGCATGCCGCTCCGGCTCTTGCTGGTTTCCGGGCGTTGGAGGCTCGTGGTCACCTCGCCTACGTCCTCCCGCATCACGTACCGCCCACACCGAGAACATTACGCACTGCCACGACCCTGGGGGGCTCCGGCCGGGGCTGCCAATCCCCGCGCGCCGCGGACGAAGCGTGGGACCGGGCCACTATACCGATGGAACGGCGGAGAAGAAGTGGATGCGCAGCCGCTTTCCTCCGGGAACCGATCAAGCACGCTGAGTGACTATCGGATCAACTTGGACAGCCTGCGATCGGCGAGCGGCTTGCCGCCCGTCTGGCACGTCGGGCAGTACTGCAGGCTCTTGTCGGCGAACGACACCTCGCGCACCGTGTCGCCGCAGATCGGGCAGGGCAGCCCGGTCCGGGCGTGCACCCGCATGCCGGCCCGCTTCTCGCCCTTGAGCTCGGCCGCCTTCTGGCCGACCGAGCGTGCGACGGCGTCGGTCTCCACCTGCCGCATCGCCTCGTAGAGGGTGGTGATCTGCTCGTCGGTGAGCTTGGCGGTCAGCGCGAAAGGCGACATCTTCGCCGCGTGCAGGATCTCGTCGGAGTACGCGTTGCCGATGCCGGCGAGCACCTCCTGGTCGGTGAGCACGCCCTTGACCTGGCCGCGGCGGCTGCGCAGCCGCTCGGCGAACAGGTCACGGTCCACCGCCAGCGCGTCGGGGCCGAGCCGGGCGACGCCGGGCACGTCGGCCGGGTCCCGCACCAGGTACGCGGCCAGCGACTTCTGCGTGCCGGCCTCGGTCAGGTCGAAGCCGGAGCCGTCGTCGAGGCGTACCCGAAGCGCGATGGGCCCGCTGCCGGGCTTGAGCGGCGCCGGCGACCGGAAGGAGTCCCGGTAGTGCAGCCAGCCGGCCCGGGCGAGGTGCACCACGAGGTGCAGGTCCGTGCCGAGGAACAGGTCGAGGAACTTGCCGTGCCGGCCGGCGCCGGTGACGGCCAGGCCGGCGACCGCGCTCGGCGGCGGATCGTAGGTCTTCAACGCGCTGAACGAGGACACCTCGAAGCGCTCGACGGTGTGGCCGACCGCGCGCTCGCGCAGGTATGCGGCGAGCGCCTCGACCTCGGGAAGCTCGGGCACGCCCCCAACGGTAGCGTTTCGCACCGTGAAGGTCGTCGTAGCGCACAACAGGTACCGCGAAGCGATCCCGTCCGGCGAGAACGTCATCGTCGACACGGAGATAGCGCAGCTCACGGCGGCCGGGATCGAGGTGCTGCCGTTCCAGCGCGCCTCGGACTCGATCGGCGACCTGCCGCTGGTGCAGAAGGCGCTGCTGCCCATCTCGCCGATCTACGGCCGGGCGGCGCAGCGGGACCTCGACGAGCTGTTGCGGCGGGAGCGGCCGGACCTGCTGCACCTGCACAACCCGTACCCGCTGCTCTCGCCGTGGGTGGTGCGCACCGCGCACGCGCACGGCGTGCCGGTCGTGCAGACGGTCCACAACTACCGCCAGGTGTGCTCGTCGGGGCTGTACTTCCGCGACGGTCACAACTGCGTCGACTGCCGCGGCAAGGCGTTCGGCTGGCCGGCCGTCGCGCACAAGTGCTACCGCGGCTCGGCGGCGCAGAGCGCGCTGATGGCGACCACGCTCGCCGTGCACCGTTCGACGTGGAAGTCCGTGGACCGCTACATCGCACTCACCGGGCGGATCGCCGCACACCTCAAGGATTACGGCATCCCGGACGAGCACATCGTGATCAAGCCGAACGGGCTGCCGGACCCGGGCGAGCCCGAGCCCCTCGGCGACGGCTTCCTCTACGCGGCCCGGCTCTCCCCGGAGAAGGGCCTCGGGCTGCTGCTGGAGGCGTGGCGCCGGCACCCGGACGGCTCGCTCGGGCAGCTGCGCATCGCGGGCGACGGCGAGCTCCGGCCGCTCGCCGAGCGGGCCGACGCCGAGCGAGGCGACGTCACCTACCTGGGCGCGCTCGACCGGGACGGCATGGTGGCCGCCCGCACCCGGGCGTCGGTGATCGTTGCCGTGCCGACCTGGAACGACGTGCTGCCGACCGTGATCCTGGAGGCGATGGCCGCGGGCCGGCCGGTGCTGGGCACCGACGTCGGCGGCATCGGCTACCTGCTCGGCATCGGCGAGCCGGTCGAGGCCGCGGGCTGGACGGTCGAGCCGGACGCCGCGGCGCTCGCGGAGGCGCTGCCGATCGCCCGGGCCGGCGCCGCGGCCGTCGCGCCGGCCGCCCGCAAGCGCTACCTCCAGGCCTTCCATCCCGACGTGGTGACCCGCCGGCTCATCGAGATCTACACCTCGCTGATCGAGAATTCGCACCCGTCACCCAGGTAGATCATGATCGATGCGGGGAACGCTGTATCGCGTGACCGATGCAGAGATCTCGCGCCGAAACGTCCTGCTGGGCGCCGGCGGCGCCGCGGTGTTCGCCGCGGCCGGCGCCGGCGTCGGCTATGCGCTGGCCGACACGGGCGGCCGCGGCACGACGGGTGCCCCGGCCGAACGGGCCGCCCCGCCGAAGTACCGCTCCCGGCCCGACCTGCGGGCCCTGCCGGACGTCACGATCACGACGCCGGCGAACGCCACCGCA belongs to Amorphoplanes digitatis and includes:
- a CDS encoding sensor histidine kinase, which translates into the protein MAGQIGNALAVLAVLAALAGAVIAVLRLRARRGIATAGQRATYDVLHTASLAAEPLRTGLTPASAAKAARHLRRLVGAPGLSIVDADRCLAFDGHGGHHSAQFATAAARTLRTNRSIVLGVGDLPCDRMDCEVRGAVVAPLTGADGQALAALVAVADDQPAPGLVQATMETARWAGSQLALAELESSRERLARAEVRALRAQISPHFIYNALTAIASFVRTDPERARELILEFAEFTRYSFRAHGEFTTLAEELRSIDRYLTIERARFGDRLQVRLQIAPEVLPVGLPFLCLQPLVENAVRHGLSRKPGVGMVSIEARDSGAECHITVEDDGVGMDPAVLVAGVAEAAGAHDDDAGQHVGLSNVDERLRSVFGDRFGLVVETAPGAGTKVSMRVPKFHPGVRA
- a CDS encoding sugar transferase, with translation MPYDSFEWQQEPPPSNGVPRSAWTRSHRRVSRWHRPYTLILVLLDLVSAILASALAVTFIQKADSGFQGRGVGLFYFVALVGLPLGWLFILWANGSYDRRYLGLGSEEFKRVVRAFVTVVACVSLLAFATKTQLSRVTIAYVSVAALIFILFCRYSARQVLHVARRRTGHGAHRMVLMGTLPEALEVYTAVTRSPAAGLIPVAIHLTDGYSAARGIETPVPVYASRDVLALVREVGADTIAVCGSASAEPGELRRLAWALEGTGVDLVVAPQLTDIAGPRVHIRPIEGLPLLHVEEPTLSGPGWLAKNLLDRVAAFFGLLALSPILGVIALGIRLASPGPVFFRQPRVGHEGRTFRVWKFRTMDVDAEERKATLEELNEADGMLFKLKEDPRIFRFGSKLRATSLDELPQLINVLKGEMSLVGPRPLPADDGDYLGDVRRRLLVRPGITGLWQVSGRSDLSWDEAVRLDLYYVDNWSLTYDLSILWRTIWVVLRRKGAY
- a CDS encoding Fpg/Nei family DNA glycosylase; this encodes MPELPEVEALAAYLRERAVGHTVERFEVSSFSALKTYDPPPSAVAGLAVTGAGRHGKFLDLFLGTDLHLVVHLARAGWLHYRDSFRSPAPLKPGSGPIALRVRLDDGSGFDLTEAGTQKSLAAYLVRDPADVPGVARLGPDALAVDRDLFAERLRSRRGQVKGVLTDQEVLAGIGNAYSDEILHAAKMSPFALTAKLTDEQITTLYEAMRQVETDAVARSVGQKAAELKGEKRAGMRVHARTGLPCPICGDTVREVSFADKSLQYCPTCQTGGKPLADRRLSKLIR
- a CDS encoding glycosyltransferase family 4 protein; the encoded protein is MKVVVAHNRYREAIPSGENVIVDTEIAQLTAAGIEVLPFQRASDSIGDLPLVQKALLPISPIYGRAAQRDLDELLRRERPDLLHLHNPYPLLSPWVVRTAHAHGVPVVQTVHNYRQVCSSGLYFRDGHNCVDCRGKAFGWPAVAHKCYRGSAAQSALMATTLAVHRSTWKSVDRYIALTGRIAAHLKDYGIPDEHIVIKPNGLPDPGEPEPLGDGFLYAARLSPEKGLGLLLEAWRRHPDGSLGQLRIAGDGELRPLAERADAERGDVTYLGALDRDGMVAARTRASVIVAVPTWNDVLPTVILEAMAAGRPVLGTDVGGIGYLLGIGEPVEAAGWTVEPDAAALAEALPIARAGAAAVAPAARKRYLQAFHPDVVTRRLIEIYTSLIENSHPSPR